A part of Gambusia affinis linkage group LG19, SWU_Gaff_1.0, whole genome shotgun sequence genomic DNA contains:
- the LOC122821946 gene encoding neurexophilin-1, whose product MMRPNRGFILLLLNGTACLVVIGQEDGSSNSKSSSDASSKTEGLLNGQASHSPLSRWMQHSKGRAANSTSLELPYRSPVPFSKQEFSKQEFWEMLGSDLLKSDASSSRVKRRPIVKTGKFKKMFGWGDFYSNIKTVRLNLLITGKIVDHGNGTFSVYFRHNSTGQGNISVSLVPPVKAVEFDLERQSVVYPKDSKIFNCRVDYEKVDRSKRTSLCNYDPSKTCFQEQIQSHVSWICSKPFKVICIYISFYSTDYRLVQKVCPDYNYHNEMPYLPSG is encoded by the coding sequence GTGGTGATAGGTCAAGAAGATGGCTCCTCCAACTCCAAGAGCTCCTCAGACGCCTCCTCCAAGACAGAGGGCCTTCTGAACGGACAAGCCTCTCACTCGCCCCTGAGCCGATGGATGCAGCACAGTAAAGGCAGAGCTGCTAACTCCACCTCCCTGGAGCTCCCTTACCGCTCCCCAGTCCCTTTCTCTAAGCAGGAGTTCTCCAAACAAGAGTTCTGGGAGATGTTGGGCAGCGACCTGCTCAAATCAGACGCCTCCAGCTCCAGGGTGAAGCGCCGGCCGATCGTTAAAACCGGCAAGTTCAAGAAGATGTTCGGCTGGGGAGACTTCTACTCCAACATCAAAACGGTGAGGCTCAACTTGCTCATCACCGGCAAGATTGTGGATCACGGCAACGGCACTTTCAGCGTATACTTTCGCCACAACTCAACGGGTCAGGGCAACATTTCAGTCAGCCTGGTCCCGCCCGTCAAGGCCGTGGAGTTCGACCTGGAGCGCCAGAGTGTAGTCTACCCAAAAGACTCCAAGATATTTAACTGCCGCGTGGACTACGAGAAGGTGGATCGGAGCAAGCGCACCTCGTTGTGCAACTACGATCCGTCCAAGACCTGCTTTCAGGAGCAGATCCAGAGCCACGTGTCCTGGATTTGCTCCAAGCCTTTCAAAGTCATCTGCATCTACATTTCCTTCTACAGTACGGACTACCGCCTAGTGCAGAAGGTTTGCCCGGACTACAACTACCACAATGAGATGCCCTACCTGCCTTCAGGCTAG